The Quercus robur chromosome 3, dhQueRobu3.1, whole genome shotgun sequence DNA segment CCGACGATGAAAGTGACGATGACTATAGACAAAGATCGAGGACTCCCCCAAGTAAGACCTTTTCTCATGAAGAAGAGCACTACCGGAGGCGTAGGCACAAAAGCCCATCTCCTAGGGGCTTGGGAAAcgatgccatgagcagggcATTGGATCAACTCTCCAAGTCGCCTTTCACGCATCACATAGAAGGGGCTACACTTCTTCGACGGTTCCAGCAGCCAACCTTCACCATTTACAACGGTAAAACAGACcctgtggagcatgtgagccagttcaaccaaaggatggctgTCCATTCTAAAAATGAGGCGctgatgtgcaaggttttcCCATCTAGTTTGGGACcagtggcgatgaggtggtttaatAACCTaaagacaaattccataggtTCGTATAGGCAGCTAACCCAAGCTTTTGGCTCCCACTTCGTTACAAACAGCAGAGCTCCTTGGCCTTTAAGTGCTTTGTTGTCGCTATTCATGCAAGATGGAGAAACCCTAAAGGCCTACTCtgacagatattgggagacgTACAATGAAATGAAAGACAATTTTGACGATGTCGCCATTATCGTCTTCAAAAATAGTCACCCAGCCGATCACGGCTTGAGAAAGTCTCTGACTGGCAAGCCCGCCACCAGTATGCGCCAACTGATGGATCGGATCGATAAATATAAACTAGTGGAGGAAGACCAGTTGCAGGgtaaaggaaaagagaaggttATCCCTTAGgggaggagggatttcaggttggATCGGTCTAACGACAACCGCCCAAGGAGAGATTTCGCAGGGCAACCCGGAACAGCCAACACACAGACTGTCAATACTGTATTCTGAGAACCAGTACATCGAGTGttggagaaaatcaagaacGAGCCATACTTTAGATGGCCGAATAAGATGGCGGGAGAGTCCTCGAGGCGTGATCAGAACttttattgccaataccaccaagACCACGGAGAACTGCAGGAACCTCTGGAACTACCTGGACCAACTAGTCCGGGAAGGAAAGCTAAAGCACCTTCTGCATCATTCCAGTAGTCATCAAGGCCAGGCCCATCAAGAAGCCGAGAGGGATGCTGCCCTAAGGCCACCCGCAGGGATGATCAATGTAATTGTggctgcaccaggaagaacagGCACGCGCCCTTCACGAGTGTTATCGGTAGCTCAACTGCCTGCCGAGGAGTCCCAGCCAGGGCCGAAGAGGGCCAGAATGAACTTTCGTCCCGTCTTGAGTTTTTCAGAAGAGGATAAGGTCGGAACCATCCAGCCCCATGACGATGTGCTATTGATCACTCTCAAAATCGGGGACTACGATGTGAAAAGAGTGATGGTGGATGTTAGCAGTGCGGCCGAGGTTATGTACCCTGACCTCTACAAAGGGCTGGGGTTAAAACCAAAAGATTTGATACCCTATAACTCTCCTCTGATGAGCTTCAACGGGAAGCTTGTCATTCCAAAAAGCATGATTAGGCTACCCATTCAGACCGGCCCAGAGATAGTAGAGGTGAACTTTATCGTGGTGGACACTTACTCTCCCTATACAGCCATCGTCAATAGGCCCTGGCTCCATACCTTAGGGGCCGTTGCCTCCTCTTTGCATCAAAAGGTGAAATTCCCGTCAAGAGACCAAGTTTTTGAAATCCGTGGTTGCCAATCCACGGCAAGGCAATGTGTGGTGGCTACTGTCTCACATCGGCTCAATGTGGAATCCTCAGCCTCTGCTAAAAAGAATTTATAGTAATCAAGAGCCCCGGTTTAGCCTCCTGACACAACTGCCGAGGAGGCGAAATGCGAAGATTTGGAGGAGATGGTTATTGGTGTTGACCTGGAGAAATTCTTTCGGGTAAGGGCTCAGCTGCCTCTTCAAGAGAAGGAGGAGCTGATTAAGTTTCTCAAAAGAAATATTGATGTATTTACATGGGATGCCTGCGATGCTCCCGGGATTGACCCAACCTTCATCTGTCATCATCTCAATGTCAACCTGACCATCACTCccaagaagcaaccaccccgtCGCCCGTCAAGAGAGCATGCCGATGCGATTAGGGACAAAGTGGGGAAGTTTAAGCGtgctggggctatcaaagaggtcttttaccccgaatggttagccaacaccttggtggtcaagaagaaaagtgggaaatggcgggtttgtgtggacttcacggacctaaaTAAAGCGTGCCCAAAACACCCGttccctatgcctcggatagaccagCTAGTGGATGCGACAGCAGGCCATCCCcggatgagcttcttagatgcctttcaaggctatcatcagataACACTAGCGCTGGAGGATCAGGAGAAAACAGCTTTCGTGACACCAACTGGGAACTACCACTACAAGGTAATGTCATTCGGTCTGAAGAACGTGAGATCCacttatcaaaggatgatgacaagaatgttCGAGCTGCAGTTGGGCAAGAGCATCGAAATCTATGTcgatgatatggtggtgaagagtaaagtggtgtccgagcatttAGGGGACCTCGGCAGCACCTTTGGTGTCTTAAGGAAGCATAAGTTGCGCCTaaatgcttccaaatgc contains these protein-coding regions:
- the LOC126719666 gene encoding uncharacterized protein LOC126719666 produces the protein MQPEIDDLKRKLHHAQQRRSRSRPDMPSDDESDDDYRQRSRTPPSKTFSHEEEHYRRRRHKSPSPRGLGNDAMSRALDQLSKSPFTHHIEGATLLRRFQQPTFTIYNGKTDPVEHVSQFNQRMAVHSKNEALMCKVFPSSLGPVAMRWFNNLKTNSIGSYRQLTQAFGSHFVTNSRAPWPLSALLSLFMQDGETLKAYSDRYWETYNEMKDNFDDVAIIVFKNSHPADHGLRKSLTGKPATSMRQLMDRIDKYKLVEEDQLQGKGKEKYIECWRKSRTSHTLDGRIRWRESPRGVIRTFIANTTKTTENCRNLWNYLDQLVREGKLKHLLHHSSSHQGQAHQEAERDAALRPPAGMINVIVAAPGRTGTRPSRVLSVAQLPAEESQPGPKRARMNFRPVLSFSEEDKVGTIQPHDDVLLITLKIGDYDVKRVMVDVSSAAEVMYPDLYKGLGLKPKDLIPYNSPLMSFNGKLVIPKSMIRLPIQTGPEIVEVNFIVVDTYSPYTAIVNRPWLHTLGAVASSLHQKVKFPSRDQVFEIRGCQSTARQCVVATVSHRLNVESSASAKKNL